The Gloeobacter morelensis MG652769 genome contains the following window.
CAGGGCACCAACCCGACCAGGGTGACCAGGTAGGTGACCCCCGGGGCGAAGACGACCAATCCCCACCAGGCGTTGGTGGCCCCCGCCGCGCGACCGATCCAGAAGCGGCCCGCCACCAGGGCGCTCAGGGCCAGAAGCGGCCACTCCGGCGCGCTCGAAAACGTTTGGGCTGCGAATACTGCCCCGATCCCCCGCGAAGCTTCCAGCAGAGCGGCGCCAATGCCGACCACCCGGCCGCCGTGCAAAAAGGCTGCCGCCACGCTGACGTTGCCGGTGCCTAGATCTCGAAGATCCTTGCCCGTGGCGAGCCGGAAAAGCCAGCCGCTCAGGGGTACTCCCCCCAAAATAAATGCAGCGATGAGCACCAGGACGGACGGCAGCATGGGCGCGCGGTGGCAGGCGGGTTTGCCCTCAGGTTAACAGTCCGCAAGAACCGTCGTATCCGCCGCTCCCGCCCGCGTAAGATGATCGAATCTACCCAGCCCGCGACAAGGCGCGATTATCTCCATGAAATTTCTCGTTGCCATCGACGGTTCGGAGACGGGCCTGAGCGCCCTGGCCAAGGCGCTCGAACTGGCCAAACCCACCGGGGCGTCGCTGCTGTTGCTGACGGTAGCCGAGCAGGCCAACCCCACGTTCTGGCCGGGGATGCTCCCGACCGGCGAACCGCTCTACCAGGGGCCGCCGCTTGCCGAACTCGAACAAATCGCCCGCTCCGTTGGGGAGGCCGCCCTCGAAAAAGGCGCCAAACTCTGCGAGGCGGCGGGGGTCGATTATCGGACCCGCCTGGAATTCGGCCACGCCCGCGACACGATCTGCGAAGTGGCCGAACAAGAAAAACCCGACATCCTGGTCATCGGCTCGCGGGGTCTGGGCAGCGTCCAGCGCCTGATGCTGGGCTCCGTCAGCGACCACGTCATCCACCACGCCCACTGCCCGGTATTGGTTGTGCGGTAGCGAAGCAACTGCATATATGCAAAAACTATACCGGGAAATGCCAATCGAAACAGATAAGACGGTTCATTGGCTGCGATCAGCTCAGCAGCCGCAGTAGACCCTCGCGGATGGGTCGGTATTGCTCGCCTGTGAGTGAGCCCCACGGGATGCGCAATGAGCGGCGGATTGTCCAGTGAGCACGAATCAGGGCGACAAATTCTCCTCAATTGAACGGTCAGCCAAGCACCGCCTCCGCAGCTTGCAGACTTGTTAGCCATTGCAAGAGCACCTCGGGAACCCCGGCCAGATGTACCCGAAACCGCTTGTCCTCTTCAAAACAAGCATTGCGCTCAAATCGCTCTGCCCAACGATAGCGGCGGTGGGCGCGTCGCTCCCGCTGGATCGGTTGCTCCAAAGGCACTGGACAGCCGATGGACCTCCCCAGCGAGGCCATCAATTTTCGGGGGGTGGGGGATTTCTGAAAGGGAAGACACCTCCGCCCCTTGAGAAACGTTCTGGACGGCCAGGGTAAAGTTACCCACTCGACACCACTCAGCAGAACCTGGGAACCCTTAAGTCTCGTAGGCACCCCTGGAAATTGATGGCCTCACCGCTGAGGGTGTCGCCTTGCAAAGAACCCTCGCCTCCCAAGTAGGTGCAGCGAGCCTGTACCGGGCCATGGGTACAATGGGTCTGTCCCTCCAGAGGCAGTGCGCGATGGTCACCGTCGAGCGGGTCGCTATCAGGCTTTTCAGCACGGCCGAGTACCACCGCATGGCTGGTGCCGGGGTGTTCGGACCGCAGGAAAAAGTCGAACTGTTGGAAGGACGCATCGTCACTGTGCCTCCCCAGGGTCCCCTCCACGCTGCCACGGTGCGGCGGTTGATGCAGTTGTTGTTGCGCCTCGGGGTCGACCCCGCGATGCTGTTTGTCGACCAACCGGTGAGCCTGGGTGAGTACGGGGAGCCGGTACCCGATATTGCCCTGGTGGAGCCCGATCCGCAGGGCAGAGACTATGCTGATGCCCATCCGGGCCCTGGGCAGCTGCGCCTGCTCATCGAGGTGTCGGACTCGTCGCTGGAGTACGACCTGCTCGCCAAGAGCCGGGCCTACGCCTCAGCCGGCATTGGCGAATACTGGGTAGTGGATGTGAGGAACCGGAGGGTGCATCGCTTTACCGCCCCGACTGCCGAGCGCTACTCCCGGGTAGAGGTGCTGGAGGAGGGGGTGGAACTGGTGATCCTGGGCCGCGAAGTCCCGGTCTGCCAGCTGTTCCCACCCCGGACTGCCGAGTGAGACAAGGTTGCACAATAGTGGCATGAAATGCCGAAAATGCCAGTCAAAGAATCTTTCAAAAAATGGGCATCGACGTGGCCAGCGCCCGGTACTGGTCGTTCGCTGACAAAGGCCGTGGAAGCAGAGGAGTTGCGAAGCGATCGTGGACATGCCACCAAATTACACCTACCCGGATCGCTGCCTGGCTTCGCCTTTGGAATGCACTCGTAGCGCTGGTTGTCGGAGCGGCTACTGGCGCACTGGTGGCGTTGTTTGGTCCATTGCTGTTTGTATCATTATTGTCTTTGCCTGTGCGGCTTGCAGAGGGACCCATTGTTTTGGGGATCTTGGTCTTTTTTTCGTTTGGGTTTCTGGTCGGTGCACCGATCGCCCTGGCGTGGGAACGGCGTGGGGGTGCAAGCCTCGCAGTTGGGTTTGCGGGCGGCCATATCTGCGTGACCACATGGTTTGCCACCGCATGGCTCTCAATTCTGCATCTTCTCGATCCTCCCTTTGATTTTTCACAAGCTGCCGGTTGGATAACTCTTTTTCTGCAACGCCTGAGCGCACCGTTTGTGGTCACTGGCGCAATAGCTGCACTCGCTGCAAAAGTCTGGGATCACCCAGTCAAAGTGGATGAAAATTTGTAAGCACAAAACGTGCAATCGCCGCTAACCAAAGATAAAGAGAATTTTCCTAAAAGAAACCACTTTACAAGTCAAGGATGTATTGCATCGCCGCTCCATCTCCTTCTGCCTGACCGCGCCGCAAGGCTTCTTCTAACGCCTGTGTACTCAGACCGGGCAGGACACGCGAACGCTCCAACGCAGTGGCAATATCGCCCGGCTGGGCAAATCCGAATATCAGCACCCGCCCGGATTGCGTATCCACCACCCAGTACTCCTGCACCCCCAGTTCGCCGTACAACGCCTGCTTGGTCGTCAGGTCGTCCTTGAGAGATGTGGCCGCTACTCCGATTGCCAGGCTCGGCGGGGCATAGCGGTCGAGATCGATGGGGCTGTTGGAGCGCGGGGGGAGGGCCGGCAACTGCGCAACATTGCCCAGGTAATACGCCAGGTCCGGCTGGGCTTCCTGCGAGCCGATCTTCCTGAGGGTGACATTGACGTAGCTCTTGAAGCGCAGGCCACACCGGAAAGCGAACAGGCCCACCACCTGGGCGATCAGGCCGTTGTCCTCGGCGTGGGCAGGACCGACAGGTGACATCTCGACGCGCATCCAGCCGTGGTGATAGTAGAACTTGCCCCGCTCGTAGGCCGGATTGCTCTGCAGGGCAAGGAAACTCTCCCAATCCGTGCGCACCCAGATATCTTCGCGGATTGCCGGTATCGCCATCACAGACCGCCTCTACACGATTCGACGGACTCCTTGATTGTACGTTCGCGATCTTTCCGGCAGAACTGACACAGGGCAAGGAAATCGGGGACTTATCGTGTTGACCAAGAAATTTGGACGCCGCTGTACTACAATGTAATTAACATATACTACAGAGAAAGATAGCCATGGCGTCCTTGCGGGATGTGCTTGGATTTTATCGTCCTTATTGGCCCCTAGCAGCAGCGAGCATTGGGGCAGCCAGTGTGCTGGAAGTCGTCGATCTGGCGGTGCCCTACGCGACCGGTCAGATCCTCAACGTCCTTTCGCGCCAGCCCCTCGACGGCCCGGTGCAGCAATGGGTCGAAGAGCTGGCGCGCTGGACGGGCCGTCCGGTGGAAGGGGTTCTGGCCCTTGCGGTGCTGATGGGGATCATCTTTGTGGTGACCGTGGTGCGCGCACCCATCCAGCCCTGGCTTGGCCAATGGTTCCACTGGGATATCTCCTTGCGTGCCCGCCGCGACAACTTTCGCCAGGCCCTCGAAAAACTGTTGCGCCTGCCGCTGGAGTTCTACGACGAAAACAACCCAGGCCGCATCGCCGGGATGGTGGCCCGGGGAGTGTCCAATCACACCTGGACCTACCCGGAGGTGGCCGGTCAACTGATTCCCAAGCTCTTTCGGGTGCTGGCAATTTTTGTGGTGATCTGGCTTATCGAGTGGCGCATCGCCATTGCCTTCGGCGTCTCCTTTGCGCTGATTCTGGGCCTCACCTTCTGGAAATTGAAGCGGCTGGTGGCCATCGAGGAGCGGCTGGAGCGCTACGAAGAGGACACCGAAAGCCGCACCTCAGAAATCATCACCAACATCAAGACGGTCAAAGCCTTTGCCACCGAGCGATCCGAACTGGCGCGGCAGAATCGCCGCTTCGAGCGCGAGTTGCTGGTAATCGACTACCGCATCCACCTGGGCTACGTGCAACTGAGCACGCTGCGCGCGACCCTGGTGCAGGCGAGTATGTTCGGCGTGCTGGGCTTCACCCTCTGGGAGACGCTCGCGGGCCGCATCTCGCTCGGGCATTTCGTCACGACCCTTACCGTTTCGAGCATGGCCTACTCCGAAGTCTCACCCATCGGCGAACTGGCGGAGGTCTTTGCCCGCCGCTACGCCTCGATGATCCGATTTCACGAATTTATGGCCACCCCGGAGGGCACCGACACCGTCTCCCTCGCCCCGGCGGCGGCTACCGTGCCGGTGGTGCAGCCATTTGCGGGCGAGCTGACCATCGAGAACCTGAGCTTCGGCTACGACCCGAACCGGCCGGTGCTCGAAAACATTGACCTCAAAATTCTCCCGCGCCAGACGGTCGCCCTGGTGGGCCGCTCGGGATCGGGAAAATCGACCCTGGTGAAGCTGCTCTTTCGCTACTTCGAGCCTACCCAGGGGCTCATCCGCATCGACAGCCAGGACATCCGCGAGCTGGATGTGGCCGGTTACCGCCGCCGCCTCGCCATCGTGCACCAGGAAGTCGATGTCTTCAACGGCACCTTGCTGGAGAACCTGCTCTACGGCAACCCCGCCGCCACCCCCGATCAGGTGCGCGAGGCCTGCCGCATCGCCCGCGTCGACGAATTCGCCCTGAAGCTGCCCAGAGGCTACGCCACGGTGGTGGGCGAGCGGGGCTTGCGCCTCTCGGGCGGCCAACGCCAGCGCCTCGGTATCGCCCGCGCGCTCATCGCCGATCCGGACGTGCTGATTTTCGACGAAGCCACCTCCAGCCTCGACTACGAGTCGGAGCGCGCCATTCAACTGGCCATGGGCGACGTGTTCGGCACCCGCACGACGATCGTGATTGCCCACCGCCTGAGCACTATTCGCGAGGCGGACGCGATCGTCGTCCTCGACGGCGGCCGCATCGTGCAGGTGGGCACTCACCAGGATCTGCTGACGCAGCCAGGCCTCTACCGGCGACTGCACACCCTGCAGGAGACGGGGGAACTGGTAGGCTAGCTACACTTACTACAGTTATTGCTGTTATTACTGTTGTGGGTTAGATTGGTCTAATAGGAGTCGCAACGCACACAACACACACAGACACAAACCCTATGTCCAAACTAGAGGCAATCAAAGAACGAGTTGCCGCCACCGAACAGGAAATCCCGGCCATTGCGCGGTTGGCGAAGGCTCTCAAAGCCGAATCCGCCCAGGCTAAGCTTATCGGTCCCGATGGCGACGAAATCGAACTGCCTGAATCCGTCTACCATCTTCTGCGGCATGTCGTGTACATGATGCAGAACCGCCAAGCAATCACCATCACCCCTGCGGAGCACGAACTGAGCACTCAGGAGGCAGCCGAGTTTCTCAATGTTTCACGACCATTCCTGTACAAGCTGCTTCAGGAAGGTCAAATTCCCTACCACATGGTGGGTACCCACAAGCGCATCCAGTTCGAGGATCTCATGCTTTATAAGGGGATGCGCGACCATAAACGCCGTGAAGGGCTCAAGCGCCTCACGCAAATGTCGGAGGCTATGGGCCTGTACGACGAGGAAGACGAGGTAGATGCCCAGGACTCCTCACCTACTGTTTGAACGAACATCCTTACCCCGCCTGGCAGCAAGCTCAGGCGGGATTATTTATGCATTTGCATGTAGCGGAGATGCACCTTCAATGGCCACTTTCCCAGTTGTCCTCGACGCCTGCGTCCTTTACCCGATGCTGACACGGGACCTGCTGCTGCGAGCTGCCGAAGCCGGGCTTTACCGTCCCCACTGGTCGGCACAGATATTGGAGGAAGCGACGAGAAATCTCGTGGCCAAGGGCAAGATCACCGCTGAAGGTGCCGCCTTTTTACTCTCTGAGATGACTCGCTTTTTTCCCGAAGCCTTGGTTGAGATTCCACAGGCTCAAATAAACGCAATGCTCAACGATCCAGCCGATCGCCATGTTGCTGCAACGGCAGTGGTCTCGCAATCAAGTGTTATTGTTACATCCAATCTCAAACACTTCCGCGCTGAACACCTCGTGCCCTGGGATATCGAAGCACAAAGCCCGGATACGTTCTTAACTTACCTGTTCGATCTTTATCCCGATCAAATGAGCCAGGTTGTGGTTCGCTGCGCCGGAGATCATGCCAAGCCACTACCAATACCAGAGATCGTGATGCGCATCAGGAGAAGGCTTCCGGCTTTTGCTACGCGACTTCAGCCCGTTTTCGCAGAAAGCCAGGCGGATTAACCGCACGATTCAGACCAGCAATTTCATAAACGCACCAAGCCCTCCCGCCATTACCTAGCGAGAGGGCTTGCCAGGCCGGTGGGTAGTGGGCGTTATTCTTTGGGTTCGGTGATGCGCTGGAACAGATAGCCGGTGCCGCGCGCGGTGAGGATCAGTTCCGGGTTGGACGGGTCGTCCTCGAGCTTGGAGCGCAGGCGCGAGATGTGCACATCGACCACGCGGGTGTCCACGTGGCGCTCGGGGGTATAGCCCCAGACTTCCTGAAGGATCTCCGAGCGCGAAAAGGGCTCGCCCGAGCGACTCACCAACAGCTCCAGTAGCGAAAATTCCATGCCGGTCAGGCGGATGCGCTCGCCGCGCTTGTAGACCTGGCGTTTGTTGGTGTCGATCTTGAGATCGCCCACGTGGATGACGCCCGAACTCGGGATGCCGCTCGCGGTGTCGCGGTCGGCCCGGCGCAGGACCGAGCGGATGCGCGCCTCCAGTTCCTTGGGGGAGAAGGGCTTGACGACATAGTCGTCCGCCCCCAGCTCCAGACCTGTGATCCGGTCGGCCACATCGCCTAGGGCGGTCAGCATGATGATCGGGACGTCGGAGTCCTTGCGCAGTTCCTGACAGACGCCGTAGCCGTCCAGCTTCGGCATCATCACGTCGAGCACGACCAAGTCCGGGTGCTCGCGGCTGAAGACTTCGAGCGCCTCTTCACCGTCGGCAGCCGTGACCACGTCGTAGCCGATCATCGACAGACGGGTTTCCAGGATGCGGCGGATGCTGGCCTCGTCGTCGACAACAAGAATCTTTTCTTTGCGGTTGTCCAAGTTGCCCACCACCCATTAATAACTTTTGATGACTTTTGTTTAGTCTATCAGGTTGTTGTAAACTACATATTCAACTTTTGTTTCTTTTAACACTTTCTCCAGAAAGCCGGGACGCATTGACCGGAAGCGGCCAACGTTGCTGTAGCTAGTGATCCCCGTTCGTAAGCAATTGTGCTTAGCGGGTCAATGCAGCCAATCCAGCAAAGCGATTGCCCACGGGATCGGTCTTGATGCTAACGAAATGTAAACGGATTCTAGAAGGCTATAGGGCGCGTTGCAGCAGCGTATGCAGCTGGCCGGTACCTTTTTTGAGACGGCGCGAGATGGTCATCGGCGAGACCCCCAGGCGGCGGGCGGTCTCGCTCTGGGTGCGCTTTTCAAGATAGACCTGCCTGACTGCGGCCTGGGTCGCCGCTTCCAGTTGGGCGAGGGCCCGGGCAAGGTGGGCGCGCTCCTGTCCTTCCGGCGAGACTTCCGGTGTGTCCGGCCCCGGGAGTAGCTCGACTAAGGGCGGGGTGTCGGGGTGGGAGCCGGCGGGCGCATCGAGGCTGACGAGGGTGCGGTTGGCGCGCGCCAGGCGCACCTGCAGCCACTCCTCAGCGCTGATGCCGAGGGCCGAAGCTATCTGTCGCTCGCTGGGGGTGCATCCATGCCGCTGGCTGAGGGTGTGGGCCGCCCGCCGAGCGCGGCTATCCAGCTCGAGCAATCGGCGCGGCAGACGCACGCCGTGGCCATGGTCGCGCAGGTAGTGCTGAATCGCTCCCCGGATGCAGGGGGTGGCAAAGGAGCTGAAGGCGTGGCCCAAAGACGGGTCGAAGCGCTCGACGGCGCGCAGCAGGCCGATGGCGCCCACCTGTACAAGATCTTCGAACGGCTCGCTGCCGCCGCGGGCCAGTTGGTGGGCGATCTTGCGCACCAGGCCCAGGTTGCGGCAGACCAGTTCGTTGCGCAGTGCGGTGGAAGGAGATTCGCCGTAGGTGCGCAACAACAGCCGGGTCGGCCCGGCAAATTTCGGGGTGCCTGTCATAAAAGCCTTCGGTTACCAAAGTGTTCGTGGACCGCATCCTACCGGGGGCCCGGCCGGGCCGGGTCGATTGCGCCACCTGGGCGGCCCGGTTTGTTCGGCGCCGCACGGGTGAGAAACCGGCTCCGCCGCGGGGTACGCTCTGTTTGGCGTTTACCCGGCTGGGGTTGATGGCATCCGCGCAGCGATTGTTCGAATTGAAGATCCGCTATGGCGTCGCCGCCTTCGACCCCGCCGGGGTCGATCCGGTTCGCCTGCGGCGGTTGGTCGAGACCTGGCTAACTATCGAAAGTTGTGCCCACCACCGGCTGCTGCCGGTGCGCGAGGAGGAGGGGGCGCTGGCTGTGGCGATGGTCGATCCTGAGCGCCTCGAAGCCCTCGACGAACTGCAGCGGCGGGGCCGGTTGCGCGGCCTCGCCCTGCGCCGCCTCGCCATCGACGCCCAGGATTTTGCCTTGTTGCTTGAAGCCTGCCAGGCAGCGCCGATGGAGCCGGAGGCAGCGGCGGGCGAACTGGAGGCGCCCGTGGTGCGGCTTTCCTCCCAGATTCTCGATCGGGCGGTAGCGGAAGGGGCCTCCGACATCCACATCGAACCGCAGCCCGCCGGGGTGCGCGTCCGCCTGCGCCGGGACGGCGTGCTGCACGAGGCCGGCGAACCGCTGAGCGCCGAGCTGGGATTGGCGCTGGTGTCGCGCTTCAAGATCCTCTCGGAACTGGATATTGCCGAGCGCCGTCTCCCCCAGGACGGCCGTTTGTACCGCCGCGTCGGGGAGCGGGCCGTCGATTTTCGCGTCTCGACGTTGCCGGGGCGCTTCGGAGAGAAAGTGGTGCTCAGGCTGCTCGACAACGCCGCCACCCGCCTGGGGCTCGACCAGCTGATTGGCGAGGCCGGGACGCTCACGGCGGTGCGCGCATTGATTCGTCGCCCCCACGGGTTGTTTCTGGTCACCGGTCCCACCGGCTCGGGCAAGACGACCACCCTCTACGCGGCGCTTGCCGAGCGCAACGAGCCGGGGGTCAACATCGCCACCGCCGAAGATCCGGTGGAGTACACCCTGGCCGGGATCACCCAGGTGCAGGTGATCCGCGAGAAGGGCCTCGATTTTGCCCGCATTTTGCGCGCGCTGCTCCGGCAAGATCCCGATATCGTGCTGGTGGGGGAGACCCGCGACCGCGAGACCGCCCAGACCGCCATCGAAGCGGCCCTCACCGGCCACCTGGTGCTCACCAGCCTGCACACCAACGACGCGGCCGGGGCGGTTGCGCGCCTCAGGGAGCTGGGGGTGGCCCCCTATTTGATCGCCAG
Protein-coding sequences here:
- a CDS encoding PIN domain-containing protein, which gives rise to MATFPVVLDACVLYPMLTRDLLLRAAEAGLYRPHWSAQILEEATRNLVAKGKITAEGAAFLLSEMTRFFPEALVEIPQAQINAMLNDPADRHVAATAVVSQSSVIVTSNLKHFRAEHLVPWDIEAQSPDTFLTYLFDLYPDQMSQVVVRCAGDHAKPLPIPEIVMRIRRRLPAFATRLQPVFAESQAD
- a CDS encoding GspE/PulE family protein — its product is MASAQRLFELKIRYGVAAFDPAGVDPVRLRRLVETWLTIESCAHHRLLPVREEEGALAVAMVDPERLEALDELQRRGRLRGLALRRLAIDAQDFALLLEACQAAPMEPEAAAGELEAPVVRLSSQILDRAVAEGASDIHIEPQPAGVRVRLRRDGVLHEAGEPLSAELGLALVSRFKILSELDIAERRLPQDGRLYRRVGERAVDFRVSTLPGRFGEKVVLRLLDNAATRLGLDQLIGEAGTLTAVRALIRRPHGLFLVTGPTGSGKTTTLYAALAERNEPGVNIATAEDPVEYTLAGITQVQVIREKGLDFARILRALLRQDPDIVLVGETRDRETAQTAIEAALTGHLVLTSLHTNDAAGAVARLRELGVAPYLIASALVGVLAQRLLRRLCSECKEAYVPPPERLARFGLTGGTYFQVRGQRGAACPGCGGVGYKGRVGVYEIMSLGEHLRQLIGREATTQTLREAAAAGGMRSLLAGSLDLARAGVTSLEEVERVTLCDTDNAASPSAASHPICRGCGGELHSEWLACPYCTLPRID
- a CDS encoding helix-turn-helix domain-containing protein, which encodes MSKLEAIKERVAATEQEIPAIARLAKALKAESAQAKLIGPDGDEIELPESVYHLLRHVVYMMQNRQAITITPAEHELSTQEAAEFLNVSRPFLYKLLQEGQIPYHMVGTHKRIQFEDLMLYKGMRDHKRREGLKRLTQMSEAMGLYDEEDEVDAQDSSPTV
- a CDS encoding Uma2 family endonuclease — translated: MVTVERVAIRLFSTAEYHRMAGAGVFGPQEKVELLEGRIVTVPPQGPLHAATVRRLMQLLLRLGVDPAMLFVDQPVSLGEYGEPVPDIALVEPDPQGRDYADAHPGPGQLRLLIEVSDSSLEYDLLAKSRAYASAGIGEYWVVDVRNRRVHRFTAPTAERYSRVEVLEEGVELVILGREVPVCQLFPPRTAE
- the rpaB gene encoding response regulator transcription factor RpaB: MDNRKEKILVVDDEASIRRILETRLSMIGYDVVTAADGEEALEVFSREHPDLVVLDVMMPKLDGYGVCQELRKDSDVPIIMLTALGDVADRITGLELGADDYVVKPFSPKELEARIRSVLRRADRDTASGIPSSGVIHVGDLKIDTNKRQVYKRGERIRLTGMEFSLLELLVSRSGEPFSRSEILQEVWGYTPERHVDTRVVDVHISRLRSKLEDDPSNPELILTARGTGYLFQRITEPKE
- a CDS encoding universal stress protein, whose amino-acid sequence is MKFLVAIDGSETGLSALAKALELAKPTGASLLLLTVAEQANPTFWPGMLPTGEPLYQGPPLAELEQIARSVGEAALEKGAKLCEAAGVDYRTRLEFGHARDTICEVAEQEKPDILVIGSRGLGSVQRLMLGSVSDHVIHHAHCPVLVVR
- a CDS encoding sigma-70 family RNA polymerase sigma factor, producing MTGTPKFAGPTRLLLRTYGESPSTALRNELVCRNLGLVRKIAHQLARGGSEPFEDLVQVGAIGLLRAVERFDPSLGHAFSSFATPCIRGAIQHYLRDHGHGVRLPRRLLELDSRARRAAHTLSQRHGCTPSERQIASALGISAEEWLQVRLARANRTLVSLDAPAGSHPDTPPLVELLPGPDTPEVSPEGQERAHLARALAQLEAATQAAVRQVYLEKRTQSETARRLGVSPMTISRRLKKGTGQLHTLLQRAL
- a CDS encoding Uma2 family endonuclease, translating into MAIPAIREDIWVRTDWESFLALQSNPAYERGKFYYHHGWMRVEMSPVGPAHAEDNGLIAQVVGLFAFRCGLRFKSYVNVTLRKIGSQEAQPDLAYYLGNVAQLPALPPRSNSPIDLDRYAPPSLAIGVAATSLKDDLTTKQALYGELGVQEYWVVDTQSGRVLIFGFAQPGDIATALERSRVLPGLSTQALEEALRRGQAEGDGAAMQYILDL
- a CDS encoding ABC transporter ATP-binding protein produces the protein MASLRDVLGFYRPYWPLAAASIGAASVLEVVDLAVPYATGQILNVLSRQPLDGPVQQWVEELARWTGRPVEGVLALAVLMGIIFVVTVVRAPIQPWLGQWFHWDISLRARRDNFRQALEKLLRLPLEFYDENNPGRIAGMVARGVSNHTWTYPEVAGQLIPKLFRVLAIFVVIWLIEWRIAIAFGVSFALILGLTFWKLKRLVAIEERLERYEEDTESRTSEIITNIKTVKAFATERSELARQNRRFERELLVIDYRIHLGYVQLSTLRATLVQASMFGVLGFTLWETLAGRISLGHFVTTLTVSSMAYSEVSPIGELAEVFARRYASMIRFHEFMATPEGTDTVSLAPAAATVPVVQPFAGELTIENLSFGYDPNRPVLENIDLKILPRQTVALVGRSGSGKSTLVKLLFRYFEPTQGLIRIDSQDIRELDVAGYRRRLAIVHQEVDVFNGTLLENLLYGNPAATPDQVREACRIARVDEFALKLPRGYATVVGERGLRLSGGQRQRLGIARALIADPDVLIFDEATSSLDYESERAIQLAMGDVFGTRTTIVIAHRLSTIREADAIVVLDGGRIVQVGTHQDLLTQPGLYRRLHTLQETGELVG